From Trichoplusia ni isolate ovarian cell line Hi5 chromosome 8, tn1, whole genome shotgun sequence, one genomic window encodes:
- the LOC113496869 gene encoding uncharacterized protein LOC113496869, protein MLCRKPPLYFGLFKMDSKIVLIFLGTLLSVNCLVEKLLLAPKVQQAPEKQHDRVRRDSPFSAPAQPNVVVMSSGSRHGVPNSMYRGSYNGGGGSYGVSGAAYGSGSNKGPAVIVNMPESGSCKKKKNKKKSLF, encoded by the exons ATGCTTTGTCGCAAGCCGCCACTTTATTTCGGTTTGTTTAAAATGGATTCCAAAATAGTGCTGATATTTCTGGGGACACTGTTAAGTGTCAATTGTCTTGTCGAAAAATTGCTGCTAGCGCCGAAAGTTCAA cAGGCACCTGAGAAACAACATGACCGTGTCAGGAGAGATAGTCCATTTTCAG CTCCAGCGCAACCTAACGTGGTGGTCATGTCCAGTGGAAGCAGACATGGAG tccCCAACTCAATGTACCGAGGTTCTTACAATGGCGGGGGGGGCTCGTACGGAGTTAGTGGCGCTGCTTATGGCTCCGGCTCCAACAAAGGTCCTGCCGTGATTGTCAATATGCCAG AATCCGGATcctgtaaaaaaaagaaaaataagaaaaaatcgctattttaa
- the LOC113496675 gene encoding keratin, type I cytoskeletal 9-like yields the protein MRFIYACVCLASALKLAAPAPANGFVFPDDRRQEKKLEPVITPPVLPVLEHLERDPSTLLPHERRSAKPSPVKPRFGGFGGGFNVAPSGNGGITASVSSSASGAGASHSASQSFSFGFNEGFSASHSASQASSFNGFGSGFSGSQSSSQAASFGGSGQSGSGASSSAAALGGNFGGGFGGSQSQSASSAFGFNSLNGFQQPDYFGDGLLDVRHRGVPPFPFPSFGGRSKGVGAAAFRSGKTGPSRNRDDFLAVLVSD from the exons ATGAGGTTCATCTACGCGTGTGTATGCCTCGCCTCCGCGCTGAAGCtcgcggcgccggcgccggcgaaTGGCTTCGTGTTCCCGGACGATCGTAGACAGGAGAAGAAATTGGAGCCAGTGATCACTCCACCAGTTCTGCCTGTTTTGGAACATTTGGAACGTGATCCGAGTACGTTGTTGCCTCACGAGCGCAGGTCCGCTAAGCCGAGTCCTGTGAAGCCGAGGTTCGGAGGATTTGGCGGAGGCTTCAATGTGGCTCCTTCTGGGAATGGAGGGATAACCGCGAGTGTGAGCAGCAGTGCTAGTGGAGCCGGCGCGAGCCACTCCGCCTCGCAGTCGTTCTCTTTCGGATTCAACGAAGGATTCAGCGCATCGCACTCCGCCAGTCAGGCATCATCGTTCAACGGTTTTGGAAG CGGCTTCAGCGGTAGTCAGTCTAGCAGTCAGGCGGCGTCATTCGGAGGTTCTGGTCAGTCTGGATCAGGTGCATCGTCCTCAGCCGCGGCCCTCGGAGGGAACTTCGGCGGAGGCTTCGGAGGAAGTCAGAGCCAGAGTGCTTCATCAGCTTTTGGATTCAACTCTCTAAACGGCTTCCAGCAACCTGAT TACTTCGGCGATGGACTATTGGACGTCAGACACCGCGGTGTACCGCCCTTCCCGTTCCCCTCCTTCGGGGGCAGGAGTAAGGGTGTCGGTGCTGCTGCCTTCAGGAGCGGGAAGACTGGTCCTTCGAGGAATAGAGACGACTTCCTGGCTGTCCTAGTCTCCGATTAA
- the LOC113496870 gene encoding uncharacterized protein LOC113496870: protein MSFTRYLMIILLVIITTAKSEFSKDGVVLVAPVLAPFRNSRAKTAETAKDFPLLMLLAGDKTPEGDQATMNEPLNNKPVYVQKLPDQKDVVRRRRRISKIYFVQRYH, encoded by the exons ATGAGCTTTACTCGCTATCTCATGATCATTCTGCTCGTTATCATTACGACCGCAAAAAGTGAATTCAGCAAAGATGGAGTGGTTCTTGTTGCACCTGTCCTAGCTCCGTTTAGGAATTCGAGAGCAAAGACAGCGGAAACAGCGAAAGATTTTCCCTTATTGATGCTTTTAGCTGGAGACAAAACTCCTGAAGGTGATCAAGCTACAATGAACGAACCTTTGAATAATAAGCCGGTATATGTACAA AAATTGCCAGACCAAAAGGATGTTGTACGCCGCCGCAGAAGGATAAGCAAGATCTATTTCGTCCAAAGATATCACTAG
- the LOC113496710 gene encoding glycine-rich protein DOT1-like: MGYGGVVLSVVALCALAAALPSVRDNTLDGGDRVVLVAPVLAPPRDSRPYATTRSRQFPILVLLAQPDIPEYVRQEPAAKSLKEDPQPIYVKKLEDQEQNGHGNRQKRHLLKKFLGIGGGGISFGGGIDISGGGVEYGNGGGHGGGYGGGGGGGYGGGGGGGGGGGYGGGFGGGYGGGQGAGYGGGQGGYGGGYEEPSKTIIVKVVKEHGRGHHHGGYGGDGGYGGGHNNGGYGNGGYGNGGGFGGGFGGGYGGGGGGGGGGGGGGGGGGGYGGGYGGGFGGGQGGGYGGGNNGYGGGNNGYHNSGGCGGGCGGGGNYGGGSATATATATATATAHSGGGGYGKR, encoded by the exons ATGGGATACGGTGGTGTGGTGCTAAGCGTGGTGGCGCTGTGCGCGCTAGCGGCGGCGTTGCCGTCCGTCAGAGACAATACCTTGGATGGGGGTGACCGAGTGGTGCTGGTGGCGCCGGTGCTGGCCCCGCCGCGGGACTCGCGCCCGTACGCCACCACGCGCTCGCGACAGTTCCCCATACTGGTGCTGCTCGCACAGCCCGATATACCGGAGTACGTGCGCCAGGAGCCTGCTGCTAAGTCCCTGAAGGAAGACCCTCAGCCAATCTACGTTAAG AAACTCGAGGACCAAGAGCAGAATGGACACGGGAACAGACAGAAGCGTCACTTGCTGAAGAAGTTCCTAGGTATTGGAGGGGGAGGCATTTCCTTTGGTGGGGGCATTGATATTAGCGGCGGCGGAGTTGAATACGGCAATGGGGGAGGCCACGGCGGCGGCTACGGCGGAGGCGGGGGCGGGGGCTatggcggcggcggtggcggcggagGCGGGGGGGGCTACGGCGGAGGCTTCGGCGGCGGCTATGGCGGAGGCCAAGGCGCAGGCTATGGCGGAGGCCAAGGCGGCTATGGTGGCGGCTACGAAGAACcatctaaaacaataattgttaaaGTGGTGAAAGAGCATG gaCGCGGCCATCACCATGGTGGTTACGGAGGTGACGGCGGCTATGGCGGAGGTCATAACAATGGGGGTTACGGCAACGGAGGCTATGGCAACGGAGGTGGCTTCGGCGGCGGCTTCGGCGGTGGCTacggcggtggcggcggcggcggtggcggcggaggcggcggcggtGGAGGCGGCGGAGGCTACGGCGGTGGCTACGGCGGTGGCTTCGGCGGAGGCCAAGGCGGTGGCTATGGCGGCGGCAACAATGGCTACGGCGGAGGCAACAACGGATACCACAACAGCGGTGGatgcggcggcggctgcggtGGTGGTGGCAACTACGGAGGAGGTAGTGCTACAGCCACTGCCACTGCTACTGCTACCGCTACCGCTCATTCCGGAGGCGGCGGCTACGG aAAACGTTAA